From one Phycisphaerae bacterium genomic stretch:
- a CDS encoding glycoside hydrolase family 20 zincin-like fold domain-containing protein, producing MKRYLLANAFINLCVTIAAAAPAPSQPVSQEEALNWTRHLVPLPKRIEFLSKVQVPVNQIGITLRDDKEPLAVQATRELHECLRAPQRPASDASIHLILKVDPQESALASLPNRDQAYRIIPTEGSGLLLLGGGPRGLYYAAKTMQQLIKPGLTEDGAAIPLVSITDWPDLEDRGLWGGDSSEQIRWMSDRKMNYDEQISTTGVDENKQCFVRYPPYKQRMIDEGPIYGVNPVPVVLHLEQLAGGGLFKAYPELQGKDAKPGAICYSNPIFTDLLTQWLLLWGEKPGVREVDVWMTENLGGQKGCQCDKCVKQDRNVLEARVIVAAWKKAREKQPNLGLRVLTSEETEKSNPKVFAELPPEVKVWYYHSLFTYNTSEKPMIRPYLVETARKGRWIGVCANTCALVGCWQPFTGAHFMHYRMNEFVDKKLSGFLGYAVPRIRHVAFNTEAAAEWGWNAKGRSPHEFALSWAVRQGMKDPQKFAEWSDTLGPVAWDVYGSEWPAGEKRKTPGKVADMLKQGKLPDLGYVLWDVYPTPWGDIKTAEQLDSDVAHAERAVTLARELGEEVLIQESLVVQGYINSLKALWILKQLVTSGGVADQDKESARRFFKMYLDSLDQAGKALTAWEAALPGKGDREGIMRESVELVDGMIGEMAAVAAELGCSPR from the coding sequence ATGAAACGGTATCTGTTGGCAAATGCGTTCATCAATCTCTGCGTAACCATTGCAGCGGCGGCTCCCGCCCCGTCTCAGCCCGTGTCTCAGGAAGAAGCGCTGAACTGGACCCGGCATCTGGTTCCACTGCCCAAGAGAATCGAGTTTCTATCGAAGGTACAGGTCCCGGTGAACCAGATCGGGATTACCCTGCGCGACGACAAGGAGCCTTTGGCTGTTCAGGCGACCAGGGAGCTGCATGAGTGTCTCAGGGCGCCACAGCGCCCCGCATCCGATGCCTCAATCCACTTGATCCTGAAGGTCGACCCCCAGGAATCCGCTTTGGCGAGTCTTCCCAATCGCGACCAGGCCTATCGCATCATCCCAACCGAAGGCAGCGGCCTGCTGCTGCTCGGAGGCGGGCCGAGAGGACTGTACTACGCTGCCAAGACGATGCAGCAATTGATCAAGCCCGGGCTGACCGAGGATGGCGCTGCGATTCCGCTGGTCAGCATCACCGACTGGCCGGATCTGGAAGATCGCGGATTGTGGGGTGGCGACAGCTCGGAGCAGATCCGCTGGATGTCGGATCGGAAAATGAACTACGACGAGCAGATCTCAACCACCGGCGTCGATGAGAACAAGCAGTGTTTCGTCCGTTATCCGCCGTACAAACAAAGAATGATCGATGAGGGGCCGATCTACGGCGTCAACCCTGTTCCGGTCGTGCTGCACCTCGAGCAACTTGCGGGTGGCGGCCTCTTCAAGGCATATCCCGAGCTTCAGGGCAAGGACGCCAAGCCCGGTGCCATCTGCTACTCGAATCCCATCTTCACGGACCTGCTGACCCAGTGGCTGCTGCTTTGGGGAGAAAAGCCCGGCGTGCGCGAAGTCGACGTCTGGATGACCGAGAATCTCGGCGGACAAAAGGGCTGTCAGTGCGACAAGTGCGTCAAGCAAGACCGCAACGTCCTGGAAGCCCGGGTGATCGTCGCGGCCTGGAAAAAGGCGCGTGAAAAGCAGCCGAACCTTGGCCTGCGCGTCCTGACCAGCGAGGAAACCGAAAAAAGCAACCCGAAGGTGTTCGCCGAACTGCCGCCGGAGGTCAAGGTGTGGTACTACCACAGCCTGTTCACCTACAACACCAGCGAGAAGCCGATGATTCGCCCGTATCTGGTCGAGACCGCTCGCAAGGGCCGCTGGATCGGTGTGTGCGCAAACACTTGTGCTCTTGTCGGTTGCTGGCAGCCCTTCACCGGAGCACACTTCATGCATTACCGCATGAACGAATTCGTCGACAAGAAGCTCTCGGGTTTCCTCGGCTACGCCGTCCCGCGGATCCGGCATGTAGCCTTCAACACCGAGGCGGCGGCCGAGTGGGGCTGGAACGCCAAGGGCCGGTCTCCGCACGAGTTTGCCCTCTCGTGGGCGGTTCGACAGGGCATGAAAGACCCGCAGAAGTTTGCCGAATGGTCCGACACACTCGGGCCCGTCGCATGGGACGTCTACGGCAGCGAATGGCCCGCCGGCGAGAAGCGCAAGACGCCCGGCAAGGTGGCCGACATGCTCAAACAGGGCAAGCTGCCGGATCTCGGCTACGTCTTGTGGGACGTGTACCCCACTCCCTGGGGCGATATCAAAACCGCGGAGCAGCTCGATAGCGACGTCGCCCACGCCGAGCGAGCGGTCACGCTTGCCCGTGAATTGGGCGAAGAGGTGCTCATTCAGGAAAGTCTGGTCGTGCAGGGATACATCAACTCGCTCAAGGCTCTCTGGATACTGAAACAGCTTGTCACATCAGGCGGCGTCGCTGATCAAGACAAGGAGTCCGCCAGGCGATTCTTCAAGATGTATCTGGACAGCCTTGATCAGGCCGGGAAAGCCTTGACAGCCTGGGAGGCCGCCCTGCCCGGCAAAGGCGACCGGGAGGGCATTATGCGAGAGTCCGTCGAACTGGTCGACGGCATGATCGGCGAAATGGCCGCCGTGGCGGCTGAGTTGGGGTGCTCGCCCCGGTAA